A window of the Juglans microcarpa x Juglans regia isolate MS1-56 chromosome 5D, Jm3101_v1.0, whole genome shotgun sequence genome harbors these coding sequences:
- the LOC121265305 gene encoding cyanidin 3-O-galactoside 2''-O-xylosyltransferase FGGT1-like — MSFAANMSSEALLHIAMYPWFAIGHLNSFMDTANKLAERGDIISFFLPAKTQTKLEPLNLYKDLITFIPITVPQVDGLPSGTEITADIPRSLLPLLTTAFDLTEPTIESSLRDIKPHFVFYDFAHWLPSLARRLCIKAICLSVVGPPAVGYLISPERKLIEKPITEVDLRAPPQSFPPSSIKLSAHESREALTLVTVKKDGQGGISFVERLMISYIDCDALVFKACREMEGIYCDYLEAQFRNPVILSGPMVPRPPTSALEKKWATWMDGFEAKTVIFCALGSECILKKDQFQELILGLELSGLPFFAALKPPMGVETIESALPEGFEERVMGRGLVHGEWVQQQLILQHPSVGCFVTHCGSNSSAEGLVSECQLVLLPHAVEQHIIAREMAGDLKLGVEVEKGEEDGLFTREGVCRAVRAVMDDDSKVGQEVRANHTKWRELLLSPGLENSYLDSFVQRLYSLLQ; from the exons ATGA GTTTCGCAGCAAATATGAGCTCCGAGGCCCTTCTTCACATAGCCATGTACCCATGGTTTGCCATAGGCCACCTAAACTCGTTCATGGACACCGCCAATAAACTTGCAGAAAGAGGCGACATAATCTCTTTCTTCTTGCCAGCCAAAACTCAAACTAAGCTGGAGCCTCTTAATCTGTACAAAGACCTCATTACTTTCATCCCAATTACTGTTCCACAGGTAGATGGCCTCCCTTCTGGTACTGAAATAACTGCGGATATTCCTCGCTCATTGTTACCCCTCCTCACCACTGCCTTTGACCTCACTGAACCCACAATTGAATCCTCTCTTCGTGACATCAAGCCCCATTTCGTATTCTACGATTTCGCCCACTGGTTACCTTCCTTGGCTCGCCGCCTATGCATCAAGGCTATATGTCTTTCAGTTGTCGGCCCTCCAGCCGTGGGATATTTGATTAGCCCAGAAAGGAAACTCATTGAGAAACCCATAACAGAGGTCGATCTTAGAGCACCTCCGCAGAGTTTCCCACCTTCTTCGATTAAGCTATCTGCCCATGAATCCCGAGAAGCACTAACCCTTGTAACGGtgaagaaagatggccaaggCGGCATATCATTCGTGGAACGCCTAATGATCTCTTACATAGATTGCGATGCCCTTGTTTTCAAAGCCTGCAGGGAGATGGAAGGGATTTACTGTGACTATCTGGAAGCACAATTTAGAAACCCTGTGATTCTTTCAGGCCCAATGGTGCCCAGGCCACCAACTTCAGCATTAGAAAAGAAATGGGCAACGTGGATGGATGGCTTCGAGGCCAAAACTGTGATATTCTGTGCATTGGGAAGCGAATGTATTTTAAAGAAGGATCAGTTTCAAGAACTAATTTTGGGTCTAGAGCTATCGGGTTTACCATTTTTCGCTGCGCTAAAACCACCAATGGGGGTTGAAACAATTGAGTCTGCATTGCCAGAAGGGTTTGAGGAGAGGGTAATGGGAAGAGGGCTTGTTCATGGGGAGTGGGTTCAGCAGCAGTTGATTTTGCAGCACCCTTCTGTGGGCTGCTTTGTGACGCATTGCGGGTCAAACTCTTCAGCTGAAGGCCTTGTGAGTGAGTGCCAATTAGTGCTTCTGCCACACGCTGTGGAACAACATATCATTGCCAGGGAGATGGCCGGAGATCTAAAATTAGGAGTTGAGgttgaaaaaggagaagaagacgGGCTATTTACTAGGGAGGGAGTGTGCAGGGCTGTGAGGGCAGTGATGGATGACGATAGCAAGGTTGGGCAGGAGGTGAGAGCCAACCATACTAAATGGCGAGAGTTACTGCTGAGCCCAGGGCTTGAGAATTCCTACCTCGACAGCTTTGTTCAAAGGCTGTATTCTCTGCTGCAATGA
- the LOC121265848 gene encoding uncharacterized protein LOC121265848, with protein sequence MLKSLVEFQQVNSRREENHEDSSFGRRVNQEERFPRGIRLKFSHFDGSNPGAWIFKVTQYFEYHQVSMNQRRLMASYNMEGEALVWYQDAVDGGIFTTWESFVKALLVRFGTTAYDDPMEALTRLKQVSSVAVYKAQFETLSNRLKGLSEKHKLSCLMSGLKDEVRLPIRMLNPINLNAAFGLAKIQEEYILASRKPWRNNTALPVKSLGETVGDSSKFQKNGMPTKRVFSSQMDEKRKKGLCPQPVLEESVIVEEVEVCGDSEGTLEVSVNAISGCNNGNAMRLHGSIGPCSVEILIDSGSTHNFLDPLVVQEAKLSVRKDCSLQVRVANSDKILSQGRGEEVIKIQGSKFSIPLHVLTLGGCDIVLGVQWLRTLGSITWNFIDMSMSFEWGGQMIKLQGLNSASVLMMSGTMAIKSDFISQQAWLLQLMPREQQKTGVCSEGPMAKLLKEFEDLFAEPVGLPPRREFNHPINLKDGVSPVSVRPYRYPHYQKTEIEKIVHELLQTGVIRPSQSPFSSPVLLVKKADGTWCMCMDYRALNQETIKDKFQIPVID encoded by the exons ATGTTGAAGTCGTTGGTTGAGTTTCAGCAAGTCAATTCTCGTAGGGAGGAGAATCATGAAGATAGTTCTTTTGGGAGACGTGTGAACCAAGAGGAGAGGTTTCCAAGGGGAATTAGACTCAAATTTTCGCATTTTGATGGCTCTAATCCTGGAGCATGGATCTTTAAAGTAACACAATACTTTGAGTATCATCAGGTCTCGATGAATCAAAGACGTTTAATGGCTTCATATAATATGGAGGGTGAGGCCCTCGTATGGTACCAAGATGCCGTAGATGGGGGTATATTTACAACATGGGAATCTTTTGTCAAAGCCTTGCTGGTCAGGTTTGGTACTACAGCctatgatgatcctatggaggcTTTAACAAGATTGAAACAAGTGTCTTCTGTGGCTGTCTACAAAGCACAGTTTGAAACTTTGTCCAATAGACTGAAGGGTTTGTCAGAAAAGCATAAACTAAGCTGTTTAATGAGTGGTCTTAAAGATGAGGTTAGGCTTCCTATAAGAATGCTAAATCCTATAAATCTTAATGCTGCTTTTGGTCTTGCTAAGATCCAGGAGGAGTATATTTTGGCATCAAGGAAACCTTGGAGAAATAATACAGCATTGCCTGTTAAGAGTCTTGGGGAAACTGTGGGGGATAGTTCCAAGTTTCAAAAGAATGGAATGCCAACAAAGAGAGTTTTCTCTTCACAAATggatgagaagaggaagaaaggccTCT GTCCCCAGCCTGTTCTTGAAGAATCTGTGATCGTGGAGGAGGTGGAGGTCTGTGGTGATAGTGAGGGGACTTTAGAAGTTTCTGTTAATGCCATTTCTGGGTGCAATAATGGCAATGCTATGAGGCTGCATGGTAGTATCGGCCCTTGTTCTGTTGAAATTCTTATTGATTCTGGAAGCACACATAACTTCTTGGATCCTTTGGTGGTCCAAGAAGCTAAACTGAGTGTCAGGAAAGACTGCAGTTTGCAAGTGAGGGTGGCCAATAGTGATAAAATTTTGAGCCAGGGAAGGGGTGAAGAAGTAATCAAGATCCAaggttcaaaattttctatcCCTCTTCATGTGTTAACCTTGGGGGGATGTGATATAGTTCTTGGAGTTCAGTGGTTGAGAACCTTAGGCTCCATTACTTGGAACTTTATTGATATGTCAATGAGTTTTGAGTGGGGTGGTCAGATGATTAAGTTGCAAGGGTTGAATTCTGCAAGTGTTCTCATGATGTCAGGAACTATGGCAATTAAATCAGATTTTATAAGTCAGCAAGCATGGTTGTTGCAGTTAATGCCTAGGGAGCAACAGAAGACTGGAGTTTGTTCTGAAGGACCAATGGCTAAGTTGCTTAAAGAATTTGAGGATCTTTTTGCTGAACCTGTGGGATTGCCACCAAGAAGAGAATTCAATCACCCAATCAACCTGAAGGATGGAGTTTCTCCTGTTTCAGTTCGACCTTATAGGTATCCTCATTATCAGAAAACCGAAATAGAGAAAATTGTCCATGAATTGTTGCAAACTGGTGTAATAAGACCAAGCCAAAGTCCATTTTCTTCACCAGTATTATTGGTTAAGAAGGCTGATGGGACTTGGTGTATGTGTATGGACTACAGAGCCCTTAACCAAGAAACCATCAAAGATAAATTCCAAATACCTGTCATTGATTAA
- the LOC121265847 gene encoding uncharacterized mitochondrial protein AtMg00860-like, which yields MSKCKFGVHEIEYLGHIISGKGVQTDVANTAAMVQWPAPKTLKSLRGFLGLTGYYRKFIRSYGSIAAPLIDLLKKNSFCWNDKAAVAFELLKTAVSNPPVLRLPDFTKVFTIECDASGVGLGAVLMQDSQPIAFYSKALKGKALLLSTYEK from the coding sequence ATGTCTAAATGTAAGTTTGGGGTGCATGAAATAGAGTACTTGGGCCACATTATTTCGGGGAAAGGGGTACAAACTGATGTTGCCAATACAGCAGCCATGGTTCAATGGCCTGCTCCTAAAACCTTGAAGTCTTTAAGAGGGTTTTTAGGATTAACAGGTTATTATAGAAAATTCATACGAAGTTATGGATCCATAGCAGCACCTTTAAtagatcttttgaaaaaaaattcattttgttgGAATGATAAAGCTGCTGTTGCCTTCGAGTTGTTGAAAACAGCTGTGAGCAACCCTCCTGTGTTGAGGTTACCAGATTTCACCAAAGTATTCaccattgagtgtgatgcttctgGTGTGGGCCTTGGGgcagttttgatgcaagatTCGCAGCCCATTGCCTTTTATAGCAAAGCCTTAAAAGGAAAAGCACTACTTTTGTCTACCTATGAGAAATAG